One window of the Dermacentor andersoni chromosome 10, qqDerAnde1_hic_scaffold, whole genome shotgun sequence genome contains the following:
- the LOC126544687 gene encoding uncharacterized protein isoform X1 encodes MPNHTGASERRKSEEMKRLVILNVLVILMVVTKINNAEASTAEDVMEKAGSLAVSVGQTAKLLFNAFMRGVHKKMNESHHHSSSASSTGYRKTKLGEKDEGAQSGVSETVPAAMPNTAPATVLIQNSSSSKRR; translated from the exons ATGCCGAACCATACCGGCGCATCTGAAAGGAGGAAATCAGAAGAGATGAAGAGGCTAGTTATCCTGAATGTGCTTGTGATTTTGATGGTTGTAACGAAAATCAACAATG CTGAAGCGAGCACAGCAGAGGACGTTATGGAGAAAGCGGGAAGCCTAGCAGTAAGCGTTGGACAAACAG CGAAGCTCCTTTTCAATGCATTCATGAGAGGTGTGCATAAGAAGATGAATGAATCCCATCATCATTCTTCGAGTGCATCTTCTACAG GTTACAGAAAGACCAAACTAGGCGAGAAGGATGAAGGTGCCCAGTCAGGCGTCTCCGAAACTGTCCCTGCTGCGATGCCAAATACAG CCCCAGCAACGGTACTTATTCAAAACTCCTCCTCCTCTAAAAGAAGATGA
- the LOC126544687 gene encoding uncharacterized protein isoform X2: protein MEKAGSLAVSVGQTAKLLFNAFMRGVHKKMNESHHHSSSASSTGYRKTKLGEKDEGAQSGVSETVPAAMPNTAPATVLIQNSSSSKRR, encoded by the exons ATGGAGAAAGCGGGAAGCCTAGCAGTAAGCGTTGGACAAACAG CGAAGCTCCTTTTCAATGCATTCATGAGAGGTGTGCATAAGAAGATGAATGAATCCCATCATCATTCTTCGAGTGCATCTTCTACAG GTTACAGAAAGACCAAACTAGGCGAGAAGGATGAAGGTGCCCAGTCAGGCGTCTCCGAAACTGTCCCTGCTGCGATGCCAAATACAG CCCCAGCAACGGTACTTATTCAAAACTCCTCCTCCTCTAAAAGAAGATGA